A region from the Salvelinus sp. IW2-2015 linkage group LG19, ASM291031v2, whole genome shotgun sequence genome encodes:
- the LOC111979349 gene encoding suppression of tumorigenicity 18 protein-like isoform X4, translating into MGRCDVKRDPNAGAYLQAVKGTVCHIPGDYLSKTQHQLGHQATGGKSNFLDHRKNEFLTHILKQVNNCAHINQGGLRGPCSTSYILPRKLQTKMDSEGEDNTLQTCNGGKVPVECITQAPGPYGSMAARKRLAQEGVQGAPVNKRKSLLMRPRHYSPSEACCEEENEDLAQAQDKEELRNIDTPADGCQGTLNEVPNINGCQDSITKPHDSFGWSEVVTDDSLHEEVAASETLEDEEVEERNQEEEEEEDQSQDRXSMTCSSSPRKSPYGDSRKAEWESLSLSHSARVNGTNGCINSPSKATTGEGHPLGRNGHQHMRDKNPDSDLRAYNMGRVGPFQAGALRLYPSEEDSEGEPEVERPPQLEAWALGLQEMERPLGLEMDRDRGDRDRDRGRVNLSLLEQAMVLQSEQRHVIHNAYREMDRFLLEQMTNERRHQRLLDVNSRVSYHGCKDSPRPDKKDIRCPTPGCDGTGHVTGLYPHHRSLSGCPHKVRVPPEILAMHENVLKCPTPGCTGRGHVNSNRSTHRSLSGCPIAAAVKVSKPQEESPKCRQAPERLSRPLGPLMKKLEFNQYSYRFAHHHPVTAALQANLTKDMDKYSKIRFDYASFDAQVFGKQPLMAPNQDQKISPSHFPDSALQYTDFLGAPGNLLPTPDPGRHSPPTQYKPGCEGLQDTAATTAILNLSTRYRSNMEAISISGRPLASSTKDMPIEVDENGTLDLSMKKSREVNAPPKVPLGDVALSPPESTLKQAGSVHISPAFYHSLCERDAWDTPLNFSKAQQMMHDREQEDFDDASLENQSYSGDASMLSPKTKMLLRDAKKELMSCPTPGCDGSGHVTGNYASHRSVSGCPLADKTLKSLMAANSQELKCPTLGCDGSGHVTGNYASHRSLSGCPRARKGGLRLTPNKDEKDDQEMKCPVIGCDGQGHTSGKYTSHRSAGSCPLTAKRQNESSINGLPFPWNKACKQELPHCPLPGCNGLGHANNVFVTHRSLSGCPLNAQSIKKKMSGEEMVTIKLKASSGVDNDDDMQHLDHEIKELNESNLKIEADMMQLQTQQISSMECNLKTIEEENKMIEQHNDSLLKELARLSQALINSLTDIQLPQMGPISEHNFEAYVNTLTDMYNNSEHDYSPECKALLDNIKQAIKGIHV; encoded by the exons aGAATGAATTTCTCACTCACATCCTGAAACAAGTCAACAATTGTGCACACATCAACCAAGGTGGACTGCGTGGACCTTGCAGCACGTCATATATATTGCCCAGAAAACTGCAAACAAAG ATGGATTCAGAAGGAGAGGATAACACACTTCAAACATGCAACGGTGGCAAAG TTCCAGTTGAATGCATCACCCAGGCTCCCGG CCCATATGGGTCTATGGCTGCTAGGAAAAGACTCGCCCAGGAAGGGGTGCAGGGCGCCCCCGTCAACAAGAGAAAGTCTCTCCTGATGAGGCCCCGCCACTACAGCCCCAGCGAGGCGTGCTgcgaggaggagaacgaggacCTGGCACAGGCACAGGACAAAGAAGAGCTGAGGAACATTGACACTCCAGCAG ATGGTTGCCAAGGTACGCTTAATGAAGTGCCCAACATAAATGGCTGCCAGGACTCAATAACAAAACCCCATGATTCCTTTGGATGGTCTGAAGTGGTGACTGATGACTCTCTCCATGAGGAGGTTGCCGCCTCGGAAACTCTGGAAGATGAAGAGGTGGAGGAACGAAaccaagaagaagaggaagaagaagaccaAAGTCAGGACAGGATRAGTATGACTTGCAGTTCCTCGCCACGTAAAAGCCCATACGGGGACAGCCGGAAAGCCGAGTGggagtctctgtccctgtctcattCTGCTAGGGTGAATGGCACCAACGGCTGCATCAACAGCCCCTCTAAAGCCACCACCGGAGAAGGACACCCATTGGGCAGGAACGGCCACCAACACATGAGAGACAAAAATCCTGACTCGGACCTGAGGGCGTACAACATGGGCAGAGTAGGCCCCTTCCAGGCAGGGGCCCTGCGGCTCTACCCCAGTGAGGAGGACAGTgagggggagccagaggtggagagGCCTCCCCAGCTGGAGGCCTGGGCGCTGGGCCTGCAAGAGATGGAGAGACCGCTGGGCCTGGAGATGGaccgagacagaggagacagagacagggacagagggagggtgaACCTGAGCCTCCTGGAGCAGGCCATGGTCCTGCAGTCAGAGCAGAGGCATGTCATCCACAATGCCTACAGGGAGATGGACAGGTTCCTACTGGAGCAGATGACCAATGAGAGGAGGCACCAAAGGCTACTGGATGTAAACTCCAGGGTGAGCTATCATGGATGCAAAG ACTCTCCACGGCCAGACAAGAAGGATATTAGGTGTCCCACCCCTGGGTGTGACGGAACTGGCCATGTCACTGGTTTGTACCCCCACCACCGGAGTCTGTCTGGCTGTCCCCACAAAGTCAGAGTTCCCCCAGAGA TCCTGGCCATGCATGAAAACGTCCTCAAGTGTCCTACTCCCGGGTGCACAGGAAGAGGCCATGTAAACAGCAATCGTAGCACCCACCGGAG tctctcaGGCTGCCCCATTGCTGCTGCAGTGAAAGTCTCCAAACCTCAAGAGGAGAGCCCCAAATGCAGACAAGCACCAGAACGATTGTCCAG ACCTCTCGGCCCCCTCATGAAGAAGTTGGAGTTCAACCAGTACAGCTACAGGTTCGCCCATCACCATCCTGTCACCGCCGCCTTGCAAGCCAACCTCACCAAGGACATGGACAAGTACAGCAAGATCCGCTTTGATTacgccagctttgatgcacaggTCTTCGGCAAACAACCTCTGATGGCACCCAACCAGGACCAAAAAATCTCTCCTTCACACTTCCCTGACT CAGCTCTACAGTACACCGACTTCCTGGGTGCCCCTGGCAACCTCCTTCCCACGCCTGACCCCGGACGGCACAGCCCACCCACCCAATACAAACCGGGATGTGAGGGGCTCCAAGACACCGCAGCCACCACCGCCATCCTCAACCTCTCAACCCGCTACCGAAGCAACATGGAGGCCATCTCCATCTCTGGCCGGCCCCTGGCATCCTCCACAAAG GACATGCCCATAGAAGTGGATGAGAACGGCACCCTGGACCTGAGTATGAAGAAAAGTCGGGAGGTGAATGCCCCACCCAAGGTGCCTTTGGGAGACGTTGCCCTGTCCCCTCCTGAGTCCACTCTCAAGCAGGCCGGCAGTGTGCACATCAGCCCTGCCTTCTACCATTCCCTGTGTGAGAGAGACGCCTGGGACACACCTCTCAACTTCAGCAAAGCACAACAAATGATGCACGACAGAGAG CAGGAGGATTTTGACGACGCTTCTCTGGAGAACCAGAGCTACTCCGGAGACGCAAGCATGTTAAGCCCCAAGACCAAGATGCTCTTAAGAGATGCTAAGAAAGAGCTGATGAG CTGTCCTACCCCCGGCTGTGACGGTAGTGGCCATGTAACAGGAAATTATGCGTCACATCGAAG TGTATCTGGGTGTCCCCTGGCTGACAAGACTCTCAAATCACTGATGGCAGCCAACTCTCAGGAACTAAA GTGCCCAACACTTGGATGTGATGGATCTGGACACGTGACCGGGAATTATGCTTCACACAGAAG TTTGTCAGGATGTCCACGTGCCAGAAAGGGAGGCTTGAGGCTTACACCAAACAAAGATGAAAAAGACGACCAAGAAATGAA GTGTCCAGTGATAGGTTGTGATGGGCAGGGCCACACATCAGGGAAGTACACATCTCACCGCAGTGCAGGGAGCTGCCCCCTCACTGCTAAGAGGCAGAACGAGTCATCCATCAATGGCCTCCCCTTCCCCTGGAATAAGGCCTGCAAACAGGAACTGCCCCACTGTCCCTTGCCCGGCTGCAATGGCCTTGGACACGCCAATAACGTGTTTGTCACCCATAGAAG TTTGTCTGGATGCCCACTTAATGCTCAAAGTATCAAGAAGAAGATGTCAGGAGAGGAGATGGTGACTATTAAACTGAAAGCCAGCAGTG GAGTCGACAACGACGATGACATGCAACACTTGGATCATGAAATCAAGGAACTGAATGAATCCAACCTGAAAATAGAAGCTGACATGATGCAACTGCAGACCCAG CAGATTTCGTCAATGGAATGTAACCTGAAGACAATTGAGGAGGAGAACAAGATGATTGAACAGCACAACGACAGCCTTCTGAAGGAGTTAGCTCGCCTCAGCCAGGCTCTCATCAACAGTCTCACAGACATCCAACTGCCTCAAATG GGGCCCATAAGTGAGCATAATTTCGAAGCCTATGTGAACACATTAACAGATATGTACAACAACTCGGAGCACGACTACTCTCCCGAGTGTAAGGCTCTCTTGGATAATATCAAACAGGCTATAAAGGGAATCCACGTTTAA
- the LOC111979349 gene encoding suppression of tumorigenicity 18 protein-like isoform X5 — MDSEGEDNTLQTCNGGKVPVECITQAPGPYGSMAARKRLAQEGVQGAPVNKRKSLLMRPRHYSPSEACCEEENEDLAQAQDKEELRNIDTPADGCQGTLNEVPNINGCQDSITKPHDSFGWSEVVTDDSLHEEVAASETLEDEEVEERNQEEEEEEDQSQDRXSMTCSSSPRKSPYGDSRKAEWESLSLSHSARVNGTNGCINSPSKATTGEGHPLGRNGHQHMRDKNPDSDLRAYNMGRVGPFQAGALRLYPSEEDSEGEPEVERPPQLEAWALGLQEMERPLGLEMDRDRGDRDRDRGRVNLSLLEQAMVLQSEQRHVIHNAYREMDRFLLEQMTNERRHQRLLDVNSRVSYHGCKDSPRPDKKDIRCPTPGCDGTGHVTGLYPHHRSLSGCPHKVRVPPEILAMHENVLKCPTPGCTGRGHVNSNRSTHRSLSGCPIAAAVKVSKPQEESPKCRQAPERLSSSHFPHQIQQQHLVFLDSSPTRPLGPLMKKLEFNQYSYRFAHHHPVTAALQANLTKDMDKYSKIRFDYASFDAQVFGKQPLMAPNQDQKISPSHFPDSALQYTDFLGAPGNLLPTPDPGRHSPPTQYKPGCEGLQDTAATTAILNLSTRYRSNMEAISISGRPLASSTKDMPIEVDENGTLDLSMKKSREVNAPPKVPLGDVALSPPESTLKQAGSVHISPAFYHSLCERDAWDTPLNFSKAQQMMHDREQEDFDDASLENQSYSGDASMLSPKTKMLLRDAKKELMSCPTPGCDGSGHVTGNYASHRSVSGCPLADKTLKSLMAANSQELKCPTLGCDGSGHVTGNYASHRSLSGCPRARKGGLRLTPNKDEKDDQEMKCPVIGCDGQGHTSGKYTSHRSAGSCPLTAKRQNESSINGLPFPWNKACKQELPHCPLPGCNGLGHANNVFVTHRSLSGCPLNAQSIKKKMSGEEMVTIKLKASSGVDNDDDMQHLDHEIKELNESNLKIEADMMQLQTQQISSMECNLKTIEEENKMIEQHNDSLLKELARLSQALINSLTDIQLPQMGPISEHNFEAYVNTLTDMYNNSEHDYSPECKALLDNIKQAIKGIHV; from the exons ATGGATTCAGAAGGAGAGGATAACACACTTCAAACATGCAACGGTGGCAAAG TTCCAGTTGAATGCATCACCCAGGCTCCCGG CCCATATGGGTCTATGGCTGCTAGGAAAAGACTCGCCCAGGAAGGGGTGCAGGGCGCCCCCGTCAACAAGAGAAAGTCTCTCCTGATGAGGCCCCGCCACTACAGCCCCAGCGAGGCGTGCTgcgaggaggagaacgaggacCTGGCACAGGCACAGGACAAAGAAGAGCTGAGGAACATTGACACTCCAGCAG ATGGTTGCCAAGGTACGCTTAATGAAGTGCCCAACATAAATGGCTGCCAGGACTCAATAACAAAACCCCATGATTCCTTTGGATGGTCTGAAGTGGTGACTGATGACTCTCTCCATGAGGAGGTTGCCGCCTCGGAAACTCTGGAAGATGAAGAGGTGGAGGAACGAAaccaagaagaagaggaagaagaagaccaAAGTCAGGACAGGATRAGTATGACTTGCAGTTCCTCGCCACGTAAAAGCCCATACGGGGACAGCCGGAAAGCCGAGTGggagtctctgtccctgtctcattCTGCTAGGGTGAATGGCACCAACGGCTGCATCAACAGCCCCTCTAAAGCCACCACCGGAGAAGGACACCCATTGGGCAGGAACGGCCACCAACACATGAGAGACAAAAATCCTGACTCGGACCTGAGGGCGTACAACATGGGCAGAGTAGGCCCCTTCCAGGCAGGGGCCCTGCGGCTCTACCCCAGTGAGGAGGACAGTgagggggagccagaggtggagagGCCTCCCCAGCTGGAGGCCTGGGCGCTGGGCCTGCAAGAGATGGAGAGACCGCTGGGCCTGGAGATGGaccgagacagaggagacagagacagggacagagggagggtgaACCTGAGCCTCCTGGAGCAGGCCATGGTCCTGCAGTCAGAGCAGAGGCATGTCATCCACAATGCCTACAGGGAGATGGACAGGTTCCTACTGGAGCAGATGACCAATGAGAGGAGGCACCAAAGGCTACTGGATGTAAACTCCAGGGTGAGCTATCATGGATGCAAAG ACTCTCCACGGCCAGACAAGAAGGATATTAGGTGTCCCACCCCTGGGTGTGACGGAACTGGCCATGTCACTGGTTTGTACCCCCACCACCGGAGTCTGTCTGGCTGTCCCCACAAAGTCAGAGTTCCCCCAGAGA TCCTGGCCATGCATGAAAACGTCCTCAAGTGTCCTACTCCCGGGTGCACAGGAAGAGGCCATGTAAACAGCAATCGTAGCACCCACCGGAG tctctcaGGCTGCCCCATTGCTGCTGCAGTGAAAGTCTCCAAACCTCAAGAGGAGAGCCCCAAATGCAGACAAGCACCAGAACGATTGTCCAG TAGCCACTTTCCTCATCAAATCCAACAACAACACCTCGTCTTCTTGGATTCTTCTCCAACCAGACCTCTCGGCCCCCTCATGAAGAAGTTGGAGTTCAACCAGTACAGCTACAGGTTCGCCCATCACCATCCTGTCACCGCCGCCTTGCAAGCCAACCTCACCAAGGACATGGACAAGTACAGCAAGATCCGCTTTGATTacgccagctttgatgcacaggTCTTCGGCAAACAACCTCTGATGGCACCCAACCAGGACCAAAAAATCTCTCCTTCACACTTCCCTGACT CAGCTCTACAGTACACCGACTTCCTGGGTGCCCCTGGCAACCTCCTTCCCACGCCTGACCCCGGACGGCACAGCCCACCCACCCAATACAAACCGGGATGTGAGGGGCTCCAAGACACCGCAGCCACCACCGCCATCCTCAACCTCTCAACCCGCTACCGAAGCAACATGGAGGCCATCTCCATCTCTGGCCGGCCCCTGGCATCCTCCACAAAG GACATGCCCATAGAAGTGGATGAGAACGGCACCCTGGACCTGAGTATGAAGAAAAGTCGGGAGGTGAATGCCCCACCCAAGGTGCCTTTGGGAGACGTTGCCCTGTCCCCTCCTGAGTCCACTCTCAAGCAGGCCGGCAGTGTGCACATCAGCCCTGCCTTCTACCATTCCCTGTGTGAGAGAGACGCCTGGGACACACCTCTCAACTTCAGCAAAGCACAACAAATGATGCACGACAGAGAG CAGGAGGATTTTGACGACGCTTCTCTGGAGAACCAGAGCTACTCCGGAGACGCAAGCATGTTAAGCCCCAAGACCAAGATGCTCTTAAGAGATGCTAAGAAAGAGCTGATGAG CTGTCCTACCCCCGGCTGTGACGGTAGTGGCCATGTAACAGGAAATTATGCGTCACATCGAAG TGTATCTGGGTGTCCCCTGGCTGACAAGACTCTCAAATCACTGATGGCAGCCAACTCTCAGGAACTAAA GTGCCCAACACTTGGATGTGATGGATCTGGACACGTGACCGGGAATTATGCTTCACACAGAAG TTTGTCAGGATGTCCACGTGCCAGAAAGGGAGGCTTGAGGCTTACACCAAACAAAGATGAAAAAGACGACCAAGAAATGAA GTGTCCAGTGATAGGTTGTGATGGGCAGGGCCACACATCAGGGAAGTACACATCTCACCGCAGTGCAGGGAGCTGCCCCCTCACTGCTAAGAGGCAGAACGAGTCATCCATCAATGGCCTCCCCTTCCCCTGGAATAAGGCCTGCAAACAGGAACTGCCCCACTGTCCCTTGCCCGGCTGCAATGGCCTTGGACACGCCAATAACGTGTTTGTCACCCATAGAAG TTTGTCTGGATGCCCACTTAATGCTCAAAGTATCAAGAAGAAGATGTCAGGAGAGGAGATGGTGACTATTAAACTGAAAGCCAGCAGTG GAGTCGACAACGACGATGACATGCAACACTTGGATCATGAAATCAAGGAACTGAATGAATCCAACCTGAAAATAGAAGCTGACATGATGCAACTGCAGACCCAG CAGATTTCGTCAATGGAATGTAACCTGAAGACAATTGAGGAGGAGAACAAGATGATTGAACAGCACAACGACAGCCTTCTGAAGGAGTTAGCTCGCCTCAGCCAGGCTCTCATCAACAGTCTCACAGACATCCAACTGCCTCAAATG GGGCCCATAAGTGAGCATAATTTCGAAGCCTATGTGAACACATTAACAGATATGTACAACAACTCGGAGCACGACTACTCTCCCGAGTGTAAGGCTCTCTTGGATAATATCAAACAGGCTATAAAGGGAATCCACGTTTAA